A portion of the Flavobacterium limnophilum genome contains these proteins:
- the cysM gene encoding cysteine synthase CysM, whose product MQFKKLSELIGNTPLVESVNLVKNKNVKLLLKLEGNNPGGSVKDRAAYNMIASAIERGDIKKGDKLIEATSGNTGIALAMIAQLFNVEIELVLPEDSTKERTQTMLAYGATVILTPASEGIIGSRDYADKKVAEGGYVMLNQFANDDNWKAHYKTTGPEIWNDTKGTVTHFVSAMGTTGTIIGTSTFLKEKNPAIQIIGAQPSDGSQIPGIRKWSQEYLPKIFDASKVDVVMEVSEKEAREMTKRLAKEEGIFAGMSSGGSVAVAVKLAEQMESGVIVAIICDRGDRYLSSDLFD is encoded by the coding sequence ATGCAATTCAAAAAATTATCAGAACTTATTGGAAACACGCCATTGGTCGAAAGCGTGAATTTGGTAAAGAATAAAAACGTCAAACTTTTGCTCAAACTCGAGGGGAACAATCCCGGAGGAAGCGTAAAAGACCGTGCTGCATATAACATGATTGCATCGGCAATAGAAAGAGGCGACATCAAAAAAGGCGACAAACTCATTGAAGCCACCAGCGGAAACACCGGAATTGCCTTGGCCATGATTGCACAATTGTTCAATGTTGAAATTGAACTCGTTCTTCCGGAAGATTCGACCAAGGAACGCACCCAAACAATGCTGGCTTATGGCGCAACCGTTATTTTGACACCCGCTAGCGAAGGAATTATTGGTTCCAGGGACTATGCCGACAAAAAAGTGGCCGAAGGCGGCTATGTGATGCTCAACCAGTTTGCCAATGACGACAACTGGAAAGCGCATTACAAAACCACGGGACCGGAAATATGGAATGATACCAAAGGAACCGTAACCCACTTTGTCTCGGCAATGGGAACCACGGGAACCATCATTGGCACTTCCACTTTCTTGAAAGAAAAAAACCCGGCCATCCAGATTATTGGTGCGCAACCAAGTGACGGCTCCCAAATTCCGGGAATCCGAAAATGGTCCCAAGAATACTTGCCCAAAATCTTTGATGCTTCAAAAGTGGATGTCGTTATGGAAGTTTCCGAAAAAGAAGCACGCGAAATGACCAAACGATTGGCCAAAGAAGAAGGCATTTTCGCCGGAATGAGCAGTGGCGGTTCTGTTGCAGTTGCCGTAAAACTGGCCGAACAAATGGAATCTGGAGTGATTGTCGCCATTATCTGTGACCGAGGTGACCGCTACTTGTCTTCAGATTTATTTGATTAA
- a CDS encoding serine O-acetyltransferase has protein sequence MTKDLIIKNIAALKSHFIINYGIKTKVEHFTEKLFYTLFDANAPLDQSINELEKSFKEIAKIACKKPEGICEGIWEQFLERLPLVLENLNKDAAYILENDPASNSIEEVYLGYPGFYAIAIYRLSHELYLLDMLLFSRLMSEYAHKITGTDIHAGATIASPFFIDHATGIVIGETSVIEKHVKLYQGVTLGALSVSKDMKNSKRHPTVEKNVCIYANATILGGETTIGKDSIIGGNTWITKSIPAKSIVTNTTITEVKIKELK, from the coding sequence GTGACAAAGGACCTAATTATAAAAAATATTGCAGCACTAAAGAGCCATTTTATCATCAATTACGGCATCAAGACAAAAGTGGAACACTTCACCGAGAAGCTCTTCTATACCTTGTTTGACGCCAATGCCCCTTTAGACCAAAGCATCAATGAACTTGAAAAATCATTCAAGGAAATTGCCAAAATCGCTTGCAAAAAACCCGAAGGAATATGCGAGGGCATTTGGGAACAATTTCTGGAAAGACTGCCTTTAGTTCTTGAAAACTTGAATAAGGATGCCGCCTATATCTTGGAAAACGATCCGGCTTCCAACAGTATCGAAGAAGTCTATTTGGGTTATCCCGGATTTTATGCCATCGCCATTTACAGGCTGAGTCATGAATTGTACCTACTCGATATGTTGCTTTTCTCCCGATTAATGAGTGAATACGCCCATAAAATTACGGGAACCGACATTCACGCCGGAGCAACCATTGCTTCCCCATTTTTTATTGACCACGCCACCGGAATTGTTATCGGAGAAACATCCGTTATCGAGAAACACGTCAAACTGTACCAAGGGGTAACTTTGGGCGCATTGAGCGTCAGCAAAGACATGAAAAACTCCAAAAGGCATCCAACTGTCGAAAAAAATGTCTGCATTTATGCCAATGCCACTATTTTGGGCGGAGAAACTACCATTGGAAAAGACAGCATTATTGGTGGAAACACCTGGATTACAAAATCGATTCCGGCAAAATCCATCGTGACCAATACCACCATCACCGAAGTTAAAATCAAAGAGTTAAAATAA
- a CDS encoding NRAMP family divalent metal transporter, with product MLSRVKLNNKLKRFWKILGPGLVTGASDDDPSGIATYSQAGAAYGLSTLWTSLVAFPLMAAIQQMCARIGLVTSHGLTGALKNYYPRPVLYLMLLFSFPAIIMNIGADIAGMGAVGNLLFPSIDATYFSVLFTIILLGLIIYLPYHKIAATLKYLCIVMLVYFVVPFLYKQDLTQILKATFIPSIKFDKEFMGILVGILGTTISPYLFFWQASVEVEEMNDRKKHLMVNKKIIHEINEDVDFGMSFSGFVMYFIILTTGTVLFNGGIHQIETVEQAALALKPLAGNLAYLLFAVGIIGTGLIAIPVLSGSLSYIVTETFGWEQGLGKKFHEAKAFYTVIGASLILGLSLNYVGISPVKALIYTAILYGLTAPVLIAIILHISNNKRIMGRFTNGRVSNILGFSALLIMTAAAVGLIYLQLAD from the coding sequence ATGCTTAGCAGAGTAAAGTTAAACAACAAACTCAAACGTTTTTGGAAAATCCTTGGGCCTGGGCTCGTGACAGGTGCCAGTGATGATGATCCTTCGGGAATAGCGACTTATTCGCAGGCTGGAGCCGCTTATGGACTTTCAACTTTGTGGACTTCGTTGGTGGCATTTCCGCTTATGGCAGCAATTCAACAAATGTGTGCCCGGATTGGCTTGGTTACTTCCCACGGTTTGACGGGAGCACTAAAAAATTATTATCCCAGGCCAGTTTTGTATTTGATGCTATTGTTTAGTTTTCCTGCCATCATCATGAATATTGGTGCTGATATTGCCGGAATGGGAGCAGTGGGAAACCTGTTGTTTCCCTCCATTGACGCCACTTACTTCAGCGTTTTGTTTACTATTATACTTTTGGGATTGATTATTTATTTGCCTTATCATAAAATAGCTGCCACGCTAAAATACCTTTGCATCGTGATGTTGGTTTATTTTGTCGTTCCTTTTTTGTACAAGCAAGACTTAACCCAAATCCTGAAAGCAACATTTATTCCCAGCATAAAATTTGACAAGGAGTTTATGGGAATCCTTGTGGGGATCCTTGGAACCACCATCTCGCCCTATCTCTTTTTTTGGCAAGCATCGGTGGAGGTGGAGGAAATGAATGATAGAAAGAAACACCTGATGGTAAACAAAAAAATTATCCATGAAATAAATGAAGATGTTGATTTTGGAATGTCTTTTTCGGGTTTTGTGATGTATTTCATTATTCTTACCACAGGAACGGTTTTGTTTAATGGAGGTATTCACCAGATTGAAACAGTAGAGCAAGCGGCTTTGGCATTAAAACCATTGGCCGGGAATTTGGCGTATCTTCTTTTTGCCGTCGGGATAATTGGTACAGGTCTCATTGCCATTCCAGTTTTGAGTGGTTCGCTTTCCTATATCGTCACCGAAACTTTTGGTTGGGAGCAAGGTTTGGGAAAGAAATTCCATGAAGCCAAGGCATTTTATACCGTGATTGGGGCTTCTTTAATATTGGGTTTGTCGTTGAATTATGTTGGCATCTCGCCTGTAAAAGCCTTGATTTATACCGCCATTCTTTATGGATTGACCGCGCCGGTTTTGATCGCCATCATTCTTCATATTTCCAATAATAAAAGAATAATGGGAAGATTTACTAATGGAAGGGTATCAAATATTCTAGGGTTTTCGGCATTGCTAATTATGACGGCCGCTGCCGTTGGATTGATATATTTGCAATTGGCTGATTAG
- a CDS encoding Smr/MutS family protein — protein MFNKGDKVSVLDEAINGVVVSVKEKQVTIETEDGFMMTFFVNELLKVNDSSNLMDSIRRININEVSKEKEIPKPRSFVKERKEKHEISAPEFDLHIEKLVPNKRGMSNYDILTLQSETAKRHIEFAIKNRIPKIVFIHGVGEGILKSELDFLLGRYDNIAFQDANYQKYGLGATEVFIKQNSK, from the coding sequence ATGTTCAACAAAGGAGACAAGGTTTCGGTTCTGGACGAAGCCATAAATGGGGTAGTGGTTTCGGTCAAAGAGAAGCAGGTAACCATTGAAACAGAGGATGGATTTATGATGACATTTTTTGTCAATGAATTGCTTAAAGTAAACGATTCCAGTAATTTAATGGATTCTATCAGAAGAATTAATATAAATGAGGTTTCCAAGGAAAAAGAAATTCCAAAACCAAGAAGTTTTGTCAAGGAACGCAAAGAAAAGCACGAAATTTCGGCACCTGAATTTGATTTGCATATCGAAAAATTGGTTCCCAACAAACGAGGAATGTCCAATTACGACATCTTGACCCTGCAATCAGAAACCGCAAAAAGACACATCGAATTTGCCATAAAAAACCGCATTCCGAAGATTGTTTTTATCCACGGAGTTGGCGAAGGAATACTGAAATCAGAGTTGGATTTTTTGTTGGGACGTTATGACAATATCGCTTTTCAAGATGCCAATTATCAAAAATATGGATTGGGTGCCACCGAAGTTTTTATCAAGCAAAACAGCAAATAA